The window cttctgcccttcccctccccataccTGTGTACTCCCTCCCACTCAACCGCTCCCTCACCtttatccctccctcccctctccctcccccttacccatccctctcaccccctctccgcccctcctCCAGTCCCGCATACTTGtgtacccctcttcctcctcgtaCCTCGGCACCACTCCCTCCTTTCTTCCCATCCACacttccctccctcaccccacccccttacCCATACCTctgtaccccctccctctctctaccaccCACATCCCCTCCTTTCCTCCGCTCCCCTGCACCCATCTTCCTCCTTCCCCCCGTCACCTCCGCGTACCTGTGTACCCCATGACCCCCAGACTGACCCCCGCCCCCCTCAGCCTCCGTAGCCCCCCGGGGTGGGGTCCAGAGCCCTGGCAGTAGTAGAGTCTGGCCACGAATAGACGGAGAGTGAGGTTGGGCCATCGCTGGAGGAAGGTGGCGAGGCGGAGGGAGCACTGGGCGCAGGGACTCCAGGAGGCGTAGAGGGTGAGGCACAGGGGCCTGAGGGGGTCGAGGGGCCAGCCGGACAGTATCCGGAGGAGCAGCTCCTCGGCGTGGGAGCCCGGAATGTTCCGCAAGTAGCCGAAGTCCAGCGAGCGGGAGACGGGGCTGTCCCGGCGCTCCAATACGTAACACACATATGTTTCATGCCTCCCCTTTGCCCAGCGGGCATTGGTGAAGTGGTACAGGAACTTCTTCTTGGTCATCAGGCAGCtgtggggagtgagagagagagagagaaagagagaggagaaacAAAAGAGTGAAACTCCCTCCACAGAGCTGCGCCACCGACTCCTCTCGTATGTTGTAAGCGcgcaccgacatacattatagtgGAGCTCCCTCCGCATTGTCCTGCCGCCCACTCCTCCCCggggtctcacacacacacagactgaagCTCCCTCCGCACCGTCCAGAccttccccccaaccccccaccgacctactctctctctctctctccctccttcgtcctctctcttcctccccctctgtctctctcacacacacacacatagagtgaAGCTGCACTGTACTGTCTCCCTTTCTCCATCtctcgctcacacacacgcgcatgcacgcacacacacagtgaacctcccttccttccccctccccttggcCCAGTGGTAGTGGTACAGGAACGTCTTCTTGCTCTTCCCTGTTAGAgggaagggcaaggcaggcaagcctggatgacgagggaaattgaggcttttGTCAAGAGTAGGAGgcttgggacaggtataggcagcaggGATTAAGTGTATCAATCAGAAGCTCAAAAAGGGAACAGGAAATACGTGTGGCACATAGCaataaggataatcccaagagatgtAAAGGGAAAAGGGATAACCAGGGAGAGAATGGGAAAAGTAGTCAATCTGTATGGAGCCATAGGAGATGGGAAAGGTCCCCAATGAGTATGTCTCCTCTATCTTTAGCGTGGAGAAACGCAGGAGGATGGGGATACTGAGCTGTCCTGACAGCAGACGGTGTTACGGTTGCAGAGGTGCCGAAGGTCCTGACGAGTGTGGAGATAGACAACTCTCCTAGGCCAGATCAgatctatgtgaggatgctgtgggAAACTAGACAGGAAAGTACAGGAATCTTGATCGGTTGGACAGATGGGGTGAGGATTTTTTaacggaatttaatacagagaaaggtgaagtgttgcattttgggagcaataacatgggcagaacctacacagtaaataggagatagacagagttaaacactctctctctccctctccctctccctctccctctccctctccctctccctctctctctccctctctctctccctctctctctctctctctctctctctctctctctctctctctctctctctctctctctctctctctctctctctctctctttttctctctctccctccccccctctctctctctctctctctctctctctctctctctcctcccctcctctctcctctcccccccaccccccccatctctgcctcactcccttctctctctcccactccatcCTCCAtctcccactccttctctccctccctccgcccccctccctcccagtcacacacacagtgaaGCCCCTACAGGAGAAGAGCTGCTCTGATGGCTGGGAGGATTTGAAGCAACATTTCGGAAGGCGACGTGGCGGAGGGGCAGCAAAGGCAGTGGGACGTGAGCTCAGATCATCACCGGACTCCAgaggcttttaaaaaaatatatttgaaaGCGTCTCTTCGAGAGTCCTTGGAGCGACAGTGGCTGGTGCACTTGGAAATATGGGAGACATGTTCTGGGTCGATATTATGGTTATTTATGTCGAAAACCTCCCTCCCATAGCAATTCACTTGGCTCAGGTTggctttcttctgcagttgtatagggctctggtgagaacacatctagagtattgtgtacatttttggtctcctaatttgaggaaggac is drawn from Amblyraja radiata isolate CabotCenter1 chromosome 43, sAmbRad1.1.pri, whole genome shotgun sequence and contains these coding sequences:
- the LOC116968058 gene encoding single-stranded DNA cytosine deaminase-like translates to MTKKKFLYHFTNARWAKGRHETYVCYVLERRDSPVSRSLDFGYLRNIPGSHAEELLLRILSGWPLDPLRPLCLTLYASWSPCAQCSLRLATFLQRWPNLTLRLFVARLYYCQGSGPHPGGLRRLRGAGVSLGVMGYTDYSYCWDNFVARRGSLFKGWDGLQSNSVRISRLLRRILQPLDEFEDFSETFLMLGL